Within the Chloroflexota bacterium genome, the region ATGAGCGCTACGGGCTGGTGTCACAAATGCGCCGTGCTGCGGTATCTGTTCCTGCCAATATTGCAGAGGGCTTCAAGAGAAGGGGAAAAGGCGAAAAAGTGCGTTTTTATAATATTGGCGAGGCTTCGCTGGAAGAACTCAAATATTTTTTCATCTTGTCCAAAGATTTAGGGTACATTGATGATAACGGGCAGGTAATGGATGAAGCTGAAATCATCAGCAAGATGTTCTATCGCTTGATTGAAGCGATCAACAAAAGTAGATAAAAAATCCCTATCTACCGTCTACTGTATACCGTATAGAGGTATCTATGTCTTACTACTATTTCAAACCGACCAAAGCGAAGGAAGTTAAGGATGGGATTAAAGCCCGCAGTAAGCGTGGCGCGTTTGCCCAAAATTGGTGGGCGCAGCGTTGGATCGCGGCGCTGGAGCGACTGGTTGATTCGGGGCGGCTCTCACGCGGGCGCACCTATGCCCGCAAGGGGCAGGTCATTTCAATAGACGAGACGAAAGATGGCGTTCAGGCAAAGGTGCAGGGATCGCGCAAAACACCGTATAAGGTGAAAATCCAGATTAACCCACTGCAAGACGCTGAATGGGAGAAGGTTTTCGATGCGCTTTCGGAGCAGGCGATTTTCACCGCCCAACTGTTGGCAGGCGAGATGCCGCAGGAGATCGAGTCGGCTTTTGAAGCGGCGAAAGTCAGCCTGTTTCCGTCAAGACGCGGCGACCTGATGACGGATTGCTCCTGTCCCGATTATGCAAACCCCTGCAAGCATGTCGCGGCGGCGCATTATATCTTGGGCGAACGCTTCGACGAAGACCCTTTCCTGATCTTCCGCTTGCGTGGACGCACACAGGAAGAGGTCATGGCGGCGCTGCGTGAACGGCGTGCGGGGGATGTTGAATTTGATGAAGAAGAGGAAGAGCCTGAAGTTGTCATCCCGCTGGATGAGCAGATCGACCAGTTTTGGGATTTCTCCGCCCCACTCGAAGGTTTCTCGGTTTCGATTCGCCCGCCGACAATTGATATGCCCCTGCTCAAACGGCTAGGGGAGGCAAGTTTTGTACCCAAGCCGGGGATTGAGTCGCTTTTGAAGAGCCCGTATCAGCGTATTAGTGAAATGGCGATTGAGATAGCGTATCAGGACAGGGAGGGTGAAGAATAATCCGTTTTTACGTCATCACAGTCACAAGCTCAGCGCGGTATAAATCCAATATACGGGTATAAATTCCGCCCGATGGAATTGCACCAAATGGCGCTGGCTGCCGATTAAACCGAAAATTAAACAAAAAAGAGCTTGGCTTCGCCAAGCTCTTTTTTGTTTAATTTTCGGGCACTACATCATGCCGCCCATGCCGCCCATACCACCCATGCCGCCAGCGCCACCGGGCATAGCCGGTTCAGCTTCAGGGATGTCGGTGATCAGGGCTTCGGTGGTCAGGATCATCGCGGCAATCGAAGCCGCATTTTCGAGCGCACCGCGGGTGACTTTTGCGGGATCAATCACACCGGCTTTGACCATATTGACATACTCTTCAGAGAGCACATTGTAGCCAATATTGATGTCTTTCTTTTCGGCCTGCATACGGCGGACGTTCTCGATAATTACAGAGCCGTCTTTGCCAGCATTGGCAGCGATTTTGCGCATCGGAACGGACAGAGCAGCTTTTACAATCGTGACACCAATCTGAGCGTCGGTGTAATCCATTTTCAGGTCTTCAAGAGCTTTCGTGGCATTGATCAGCGCTACGCCACCACCGGGGACGATACCATCTTCAACGGCCGCGCGGGTCGCAGAGAGAGCATCTTCAACACGGTGTTTCTTTTCTTTCAATTCGGTCTCGGTAGCGGCGCCAACACGAATGATGGCTACGCCGCCGGAAAGTTTCGCCAAGCGTTCTTGCAGTTTTTCGCGGTCGTAGTCGCTGCTGCTCTTGTCGATTTCGACACGGATCTGATCGATGCGGCCCTTGATCGCGCCAGCATCGCCCTTGCCGCTAACAATCGTGGTGTCGTCTTTGGTTGAAACAACAATTTCAGCACGACCCAAATCTTCGAGGGTTACGCTTTCCAGCTTGCGGCCCATTTCTTCGGTAATCACAGTGCCGCCAGTGAGGATTGCAATATCCTGCAACATGGCTTTGCGGCGGTCGCCAAATCCGGGGGCTTTGATAGCCAATACATTGAGCATACCGCGCAATTTATTCAGTACCAGGGTCGCCAGGGCTTCGCCGTCAATATCTTCGGCGATAATAACCAACTCGCGTTTGCCCAACTGTACCAGTTTCTCCAGCACGGGGAGCATGTCCTGTGCAACAGAGATTTTCTTATCGTGGATCAACAAATACGGTTCTTCGATCTTGGATTCCATTGTTTCGGGGTCGGTGACAAAATAAGGCGAAAGGTAGCCACGGTCAAACTGCATACCTTCAACATATTCGGTCTCAAACTGCAAACCTTTGGACTCTTCAACCGTGATAACGCCGTCTTTGCCGACTTTGTCCATCACATCCGCAATCAACTCGCCAATCGAGCGATCCTGAGCAGAAATCGAAGCCACGTTACCAATCTCTTCGCGAGTGGTCACTTCGTGAGCCTGCTTGCTGATCTCTTCCGAAACGGCTTTGGCGGCGGCTTCAATACCCAGCTTGAGCAGCATGGGGTTGGCACCGGCGGCCATATTCTTCATACCTTCGGTCACAATGGCGTGCGCCAAAACGGTGGAGGTGGTGGTGCCGTCACCGGCGATGTCATTGGTTTTGGTAGCTGCTTCTTTGAGCAACTGGGCGCCCATATTCTCAAAGGGGTCTTCCAGCTCGATCTCTTTTGCAACAGTCACACCGTCGTGGGTGATGGTGGGGCTGCCGAACTTTCGATCCAACGCAACGTTGCGGCCCTTGGGGCCTAACGTGGTAATTACTGCACTCGCCAGAACGTCAACACCCTTCTGAAGTTTGCGGCGAGCTTCTTCAGAAAAAACTAATTGCTTTGCCATAGAAAATTTCTCCTTGTGGTCTGGTTATTTAACCAGGGCCAGAATGTCCGCTTCACTCAGGATGAGGACTGCGTTACCTTCGATTTTTACTTCGGTACCAGCATACTTGGCGTAGAGCACAACATCATCAACAGAGATTTCTCCCTCGATGTCGGGACCAACAGCCAAAACTTTACCTTGCTGTGATTTTTCTTTCGCCGTATCGGGCAGAACCAGACCGCTGGCGGTCGTAGCTTCTTGCTCAACGGCTTCCAACACAACGCGGTCGCCTAAGGGTTTTAGGGATATAGCCATACAAAAGCCTCCTGCAAAATTGATTGATCAATGGATTTTCAGATTTTAGCACCCGATAGCACGGATTGCTAAGCGGCCTGAATCATAACGATATTTGATTTGAAAGTCAAGCAGAAGGGGGAATTGTGGCTGTGATTCTTACAAAATTCTGACAAAAACAGGAACAGCGGACGCGGCCCAGTGTGGCGTGCTGAACGAATCTGTAAAAAAGCAGGGGTGGGGGAATCCCCTAAGGCTGCGGGGTTGTCGCGATCAAACGACAGATGGCTTCATTCTCTTCCACAATCCCCATCAGAGGGGGGCTATCCGGAAAAGCGCGGCGCAACTCGTCCAGTACGGGCTGCACCTGCGGACAATAGTTTTGCCCTGGGCGGCTCAACGCGGCCAGCACAGAGGCATAGCGCGCATAGTAGAAGCCTACTTCCAGGTTGGTGAGTTCCAGCCCCACCACATCCACCCCGCCGACTTCATTTTCGTCGGCAGCGCAGCCCAAAACAGCGCACTTCAGCACGGGCATGGCCCCCTCGTAGTTGCGCGAGCGCACATAAATATCCCCCAGTTGACCGTAGGTATTTGGGTCAGTTGGATTGAAACTGAGCGCCTTCTCTCCGTTCAGCGCAGCGACAAAGAATTCGCCCATGCGCGAATAGGTTTTGGCAATCGCAATATAGGGCAGCGGATCTTGCACTCCGTTGGCCTCGTTAATAGCAATGGCCTTGTCGAATTGCTCCAGCGCCACATCGTAGACTTGAAGCTCGCGGTAGATGACCCCAATTTGAATATACAAAAAAGTCAGATTGGGATTAATCGCGGCTGCTTTTTCATATTCCTCAATCGCCACGCGATATTGCCCAAAGGTCTCTAGCACGGTGGCGTAAACCCGGTGTGTATCCATCAACTCCGGCCCCAGCGTAACAGCCTCCTGGGCGTGTTGCTGCGCCTGGGCTAATTTGCCCTGATCGAGCAATACCTCGGCATAATAGGCCAATGCCAGAACATTATTGGGGTCAAGATTATAGGCAAAGCTGGCGGTTTGCTCGGCTCTGGTGAGCAGGTCGCGGCGCTCGTCGGCGGTGTTGGCGTAAGAGGCGTTCCAATCCAGCACCAGGGCATGGATGGCTTGAACTGTACTATCATCGGGTGCTAATTCCACTGCCCGGGAACTTTCGACCAACGCTTCTTCCAGACGTGCCAACTGGGCTGCATTGGTTGAGAGCAGCCGCGTCGAGTATGTTAATAACCGCGCCAGTTCAGCCCGCGCCTGGGGGTTCTCCGGGTCTAGTTCCAATCCCAATCGATAGGCGTCAATCGCATCAATGGCATTCGGATCATCAATCTTCCCGGCGCTAAAATAGGCCTCAGCAGCCATCAGGTAGGAATTTGCCGTGCGTGTGGCCGTCGGCGTGGGCAAAAACATGGGCTGAATGCGAAATTCGGGGCCAATCCCAATTTGCGAGATACCCCAGATACCAACACCGATCATCCCAAGCCAGATCAGCATGCGAGTGAAATTGATTTGTGGCCCAGGGGGACGGAAGTTGAGTCCTTTTCCGGTAAGGTGACGATCCATAATAATTAGCTGATACGAAGTGATTTCACTACCAAAACACAAAGGCCGGGTGTCTTTATGGTAGTTTTCTCTCGTCTCGATTTGATCCGATTAAGAATCGGGCGGCCCTTCTAATGTAGGCGTTGGTTCGGCGGCCCCCACCTGGCAGATTTCCAGCCCCGCTTCGGCGTTGAATACGGCAATATCGTTATCAGCTACCGTGGCAAGCATAGTCTGAAAAACAGGGATAGCTTCACCGCAGCGGTTTAGCCGTGCCAATGTGAGTCCGTAAATTGAATATAATTCGACCGCGCGCAGTTGGTATGAAATCGTGATGCCCTCAACAACAGCGCCATCTTCAGTAACGCCGCCCTGCACAGCCAGGGTTAAATGGGTAATGGCTCGGTTTAGCTCGTTATTCTTGGCATACATGATCCCCAGGTTGCCTTGCAGGCTGGCATTACCAGGATCATCAGCGACGGCCTGTTCGGCATATTGTACAGCCTGGGCAAATTCACCAATCGTAAAATAAACGCGTGAGGCCTCATAATCGGGAGCGGGATCATCGGGGTTCAGCGCATTGGCCTGATTGAAGCTCTCTACAGAACTATCGTACTCGCCAATGGCAGCATACGTGTATCCCAGCATCATGTGCAGGTTGGGAATGCGATTGTTAATCGCCAGCGCAGCCTGATATTCTTCGATCGCCAAATCATAGTTGCTGGTCCAATAAAGCACGTAGCCACGCGCCCGGCGGGCTTCCATCAAGTTGGGGTTTAAATCTAATGCCAACCGCGATTCTTCTGCCGCGCCGTCGAAATCGCCTTTATCTACCAGAATTTCAGCATACACAGCATGAGCAAGGGCGCTGTTCGCATCCAACTCAATTGCCCGCTTGACTGCGGCTTCGGCCTCAAGTATGTTGCCCTTAAAATCCATTGCCCAGGCGCGCATGGCGTGAGCTACGGGATTATCCGAGTTACGCAACAGGGCCAGTTCGGCGTTTTCCAGGCCTTCGTCGTAGCGTCCTGCCAAAATCTGCACTCGCGACAGGGCAACATAATAGGATGAATTCTCCGGATCGGAGAGGATAGCTTTCTCGTATGCGTCAATCGCCTGGTTAAGCTTGCCTTCGGTGTACAACGATTCGGCCTGGTTCGCAAATGATTCCGGGCTGATGGTTGCGGTAGGGGTAGAGATAAATAACGGTGGGGTAGTTGGCACCACGATCTTGTTAACATAAAGCACTGCTGTGATCAACAGCAGTAACATAATCACGCGCCAGGGATTGGCGCGCTTACGGCGTTTACGCCGCATTGACCAATTACTTCCTTGCAGATACATAAAATCATCTTACCACCCTCCGTTTGCGTTGTCCAACCGCTGAAAATACACGCCTGGCACAAAATTCAGGTACAATGAAAGTCAATATGACCTTCGCATTCACGCCTCACATCTGGCCGATTGTCGTCTCATCGAGTATTCTCATGGTGTTAGTGATGGCTACCATACGCCATCGACATGAGGTATCTGCGCGTTTGTTTTTAGGCTTATTGCTGGCCTTGCTAATTTGGTCGGTGAGCTTTATCATCGAAATATTGGGGGTAGAACTCAGCACAAAAATCTTTTGGGCCAATATTCAATTCATTGGTATTACTGCCATCCCGATCTTTTTTCTAATGCTCGTCGCCCGCTTTTCGGGGCATGAGCGCAGCATTCGTCCGATTCTGTACGCTCTGATCCTGCTCGCTGTGATTTCCAATATCATCATCTGGACCGATAACTTTCACCACTGGTTCCGCGGACAACCCTATATCGATTTGATTGCAGGGCCATTCCCTGTGCTGGTGAATGATTATGCCCTCTGGTTCTATTATATTCTGGCGCCATTATCCTATCTTGGGCATATCATTATTCTGGTGCTTTTGTTTCGCAATTTTCGTGGCTCAAAAAAAACCTATCAAAGCCAGACCATCGCGTTATTTGTTAGCCTTCTCATCCCGCTAGTGGTCGATTTGCTTTATGTGTTAGGGATTACGCCAATCCCCAACTTCAACTTTGCCCCTGCCGCTTTTAGCATTTCGGGGATGTTAATTGCCTGGGCGTTGTTTCGCTATCAACTATTTGATCTGGTGCCATTGGCGCATAGTATTATCATCGAGAATCTGGCCGAGAGCATGATTGTGCTGGATGTAAAAAATCGGATCATTGAGCTAAACCGCAGCGCCAGCGCCGTTCTCCAAATTCCTGTCAATCAGGCCATTGGGCAATTGGCCGAGGATGCCGTGTGGTTTTGGGACGAGCTGGACCCCCACATAGAAGATATTCAGCCCATCGCGATTACGAAAGAGCAAGGCGGACAGCAACATTATGAAGCGCTGCTAACCCCCATCAAGCGCAAGAACAAAGCCACTGTTGGTCTGGTACTCACGCTCCGCGATATTACGGCGCAATACGAACTGCTTCAAAAAACCAAACAACTGGCAATTTCCGATCCGTTGACTGGCATCTACAACCGCCGTCACTTTTTTAGCCTGCTTCAGCAAGAATTAGAACGCGCCCGGCGCCAACATTCCCCATTGGCGGTGATGATGTTCGATATTGATGATTTCAAAGCCATCAACGACCAATACGGCCATGCCGCCGGCGACCAGGTGCTCATCGAAACCGTTCAGCTTTGCCAACAGCATCTGCGCGCATACGATGTGATGAGCCGCTATGGCGGTGATGAATTTGCCATCTACCTGCCCCAAACCGATCTCGAATTAGCCTCGCACGTTGCCCGGCGACTGTGCGCATCCATCCGGGCACACATCATCCAATCCAATCACCACAGTTTTCAGCGCACAGTCAGCATCGGCGTGGCCGCGTGTTCCTGTAAGCAACAAGATTCCGCCGACAGCTTGATGGCAATTGCCGACAAAGCGCTATATCAGGCCAAGCAAAACGGAAAAGACCAAATCGCCACCGAGCAGACCCCCAAGTCGGAAGTCCCTATTCGCCCACATCGGCTATAATCACACCATGCGTTTTGACGTTTTTACCCTGATCCCCGAATCGCTTGAACCCTATCTCAACAGCAGCATCCTCAAACGCGCCGCCGAGCGCAATCTGGTGGAATTTCACCTGCACAATATCCGCGATTGGGCCACCGACAAGCATCATGTCACCGACGATATTCCCTATGGCGGAGGCGGCGGCATGGTGATGAAACCTGATCCAATGTTTAATGCCGTTGAAGAAGTGACCGGCACACCGCCAACTTGCCCGGTGGTGCTCCTCACCCCCCAGGGACGCCTGTTCTCGCAGGCTGTCGCCCACGAATTAGCAGCACATCCCCGCATCGCGCTCATCGCCGGACGCTACGAAGGCCTCGATGAACGCGTGCGCCAGCATCTCGTCACCGATGAAATCTCGATTGGCGATTACGTGCTAACGGGCGGAGAATTGCCTGCCCTGGTACTCATCGATGCCATCACGCGCCTGCTCCCCGATGTACTCGGTGACCCCAAAGCGCCGCAAAAAGATTCCCACGCCAAGGGCTTGCTCGAACATCCGCATTACACCCGCCCGGCAGAATTCCGCGGCTGGGGTGTGCCCGATATACTGCGCTCCGGCGACCATGCCCGTATTGACCGCTGGCGACGCGAACAATCGCTGCTGCGTACCCTTGAACGCAGACCCGATATGCTCGAAAGTGCAATATTAACGGACGAAGATCGAAAATTTCTTAATCAGTTAAAGGTTGAAAATTAAAGGTTACAGGTTATTTTCAACCTTCAACTGTACCCTTTAACCCTACCGGAGGTAAACAATGAAATTCAATTATGGCAAAATCTTCTTGCTCGGCTTTGGCTTTTTTGGCGTCAGCGTTTTGTGGAGCGTCTACAATGCCTTTGTGCCCATCTTCCTGGCCGACCGTTTTGGCCTGGCTCCGGCATGGATTGGCTTCTTTATGACACTCGACAATCTCGCCGCCCTGTTCATCCAGCCCCCGGTGGGCGCCTGGTCTGATAAATTACGCTCGCCCATCGGCAGGCGTATGCCGTTTATTCTCATCGGCGCGCCGATTTCGGCGTTAGCCTTTGGCATTATCCCTGTGGCGGCAGTATTGCCCCTTTTCGTGGCAGGCACCACCACCCTGCTGTTGAGTATGGCGCTGTGGCGCACCCCCGTCGTCGCCCTGATGCCCGATATCACCCCCTCCAATAAGCGCTCCCAGGCCAACGGCATCATCAATTTCATGGGCGGCATCGGCGCAATTATCGCCTTTCTCATCGGCGGCCAACTCTACGCCATAAATCCGGCCTATCCATTCTGGATGGGATCAGTGCTGGTAATACTTTCGGCGCTATTGGTTTTCATTTTTGTCAAAGAACCCAAAGATTTTGAGGCCGCCGAAAAACAGCCCAATATGTTTGCCAGCCTCAAGGAAGTCTGGCAAGACAATGATAAAAGCGCCATGCGCCTGTTTTTGGCGATCTTCTTTTGGTTTGTGGGCTACAATGCCATTGAGGCCTTCTTCACGCTATACTCCGTCAACCATCTCGGCCTGACCGCAGGCGATGGAGCAGGAATGTTGGGGCATCTTTCGCTGCTCTTTGTGGCTTTTGCCCTGATCTCCGGCTTTATCGGTGGACGCATAGGCCGCCGGGTGACGATTTCTGCCGGGCTAATTATGCTGGCCGCGCTCATTGGGGTAATGTTTGTGCTGCCTCCCGGCCTGCTGGCTACCCCGCTGACAAAATTGCCCGTACTGGGAACCGTACGCGTGATCAGCCTGTTGCTGATGGGCAGCGGCATTGCCTGGGCGCTGATTAATATCAACTCGCTGCCCATGGTGGTCGATATGGTTGAAGATGCCCGCATCGGTACCTTTACCGGTTTGTATTATCTGTTCTCCACAATGGCGGCCATCGCCGGGCCAAATATCAATGGCTGGATCATCCAATTAAGCAATGAAAACTACAACAGCGTCATGCTGGTGGCTCCGCTCTTTATGATCGGCGCGCTAATCCTAATGTGGGGTGTGCGCCGCGGCGAAGCGAAAATAACCACGGTATAACCGATACACAAAAAAGAATGACCGGCTTTGCCGGTCATTCTTTTTTACCCCCCCTTTTTGTTAATTTCATATAAGAAGATTCCCCTCAACAAGGCCATTTCTTGACGGAGATGCGCCCAAATGTTATGATTCATAGCGTTGTCTTAGCAACCGAAAGCTTCGACTGCTAAAATAGAGCAAACAGGGCTTTCCCTGTGAGTCAAACAAATTTATGGGCAACCTATCTGAACGTCAAAAACTCATCCTGGCGCTGGTCATTCGGGAATATGTTGAGAAAGTCAACCCGATTGGCTCTGAGCGGCTGGTAGAAGATTATGCTCTCAATGTCAGTTCGGCCACGGTGCGCAACGAAATGGCCGCCCTGACGGAGCAAGGCTATCTCGACAAGCCCCACAAGATGGCTGGCAGCATCCCTACCGAGGAAGGCTACCGCTATTTTGTCAGCCAACTCATGGGGCGAGCGACATTACCCTCGGATACGCGCCATACCATCCAGCATCAGTTCTACCAGGCGCGGAGTGATATTGACCAATGGATGCGCCTGGCTGCCTCAGTATTGGCGCGACAATCGCGCGGCGCGGCGCTGGTAACTTCTTTGCACCCGGAACACGCCCGCCTGAAACACATCGAACTCATCGCCACGCGTGGCCGACAGGTTTTGATGGTATTGGTACTCGATGGCGGCGAAATCCGCCAACAAATGCTCAAACTAGCCGAACCCGTCGCCCAGGATAAGCTCAGCGCCACGGCGCGCTGGATCAATGAAGTTTTGCAGAAAAAAGACGCTCACGAAATCATCGCTTTGCTATCTCAAACACAGGACGATCTCAAGAGCGATATTTTACAACTTACCGTGGATGAAATGCAGCGCTCTGACAATGTGCTGGCCGGTGATATTTACCGCGACGGGCTGGCTAACGTGCTCGCCGAACCCGAATTCCTCGAACCGGGCGTCGCCCACCGCGCGTTGCGCTTCTGGGAAGAACGTTCCCAACTCGAAGATCTGCTCTCGCAAACCGTGCTCTCCCCCGAAACCAGCGGCATCCATGTGCTGATCGGCGGTGACGGCACCTGGGAAGACCTGAGCGACTGCGCCGTGGTGCTCTCTCGTTATGGCGTTCCCGGCGTGGCAACCGGCGCCATCGGCGTTCTCGGCCCCGCCCGCATGACCTACGCCCACACCATCTCCACTGTGCAGTTTGTTGCCAATTTACTCAGCGAACTGGTCGGTGATACGCTGTCCAATGAAAGGTATGAAGAATAAAAAATGAGCAAGAAGAAAAAGAAAGACATCGCAGAAGAAATTATCGAGGACGAAATCCAGCCCGAAGAACAGGAACCAGCCCAGAGCGAGTCCGCTGCGCCCGTGCAGGATGAAGCAGACTCCCCCGAGGTGGATTCTGCCTCCGAGGCTGAGAAATCTCCCCTCGAAGAAATCCAGTCCAAAGCCGACGAATACCTTGCTGGCTGGCAGCGCGAGCGCGCCGAGTTCGCCAACTACAAAAAACGCGTCGATCGCGAGCGCGAAACCACCTATAAAAACGCGGCTGGCGGCGTCATCAAGCGCTTTTTACCCGTGATGGACGATATGGAACGCGCACTGAAAAACCGCCCCGCTGAAGGCGAAGGCGCCGACTGGGCCGAAGGAATTGAGCTAATCTATCGCAAACTACTGTCGATCCTGGAAGCCGAAGGTATCGCCCCCATCGAGGCCGAGGGCAGCATATTTGACCCT harbors:
- a CDS encoding four helix bundle protein, producing the protein MDQIRSFRDLEVWQRAHQLVLAVYRMTKDFPSDERYGLVSQMRRAAVSVPANIAEGFKRRGKGEKVRFYNIGEASLEELKYFFILSKDLGYIDDNGQVMDEAEIISKMFYRLIEAINKSR
- the groL gene encoding chaperonin GroEL (60 kDa chaperone family; promotes refolding of misfolded polypeptides especially under stressful conditions; forms two stacked rings of heptamers to form a barrel-shaped 14mer; ends can be capped by GroES; misfolded proteins enter the barrel where they are refolded when GroES binds) — its product is MAKQLVFSEEARRKLQKGVDVLASAVITTLGPKGRNVALDRKFGSPTITHDGVTVAKEIELEDPFENMGAQLLKEAATKTNDIAGDGTTTSTVLAHAIVTEGMKNMAAGANPMLLKLGIEAAAKAVSEEISKQAHEVTTREEIGNVASISAQDRSIGELIADVMDKVGKDGVITVEESKGLQFETEYVEGMQFDRGYLSPYFVTDPETMESKIEEPYLLIHDKKISVAQDMLPVLEKLVQLGKRELVIIAEDIDGEALATLVLNKLRGMLNVLAIKAPGFGDRRKAMLQDIAILTGGTVITEEMGRKLESVTLEDLGRAEIVVSTKDDTTIVSGKGDAGAIKGRIDQIRVEIDKSSSDYDREKLQERLAKLSGGVAIIRVGAATETELKEKKHRVEDALSATRAAVEDGIVPGGGVALINATKALEDLKMDYTDAQIGVTIVKAALSVPMRKIAANAGKDGSVIIENVRRMQAEKKDINIGYNVLSEEYVNMVKAGVIDPAKVTRGALENAASIAAMILTTEALITDIPEAEPAMPGGAGGMGGMGGMGGMM
- a CDS encoding co-chaperone GroES; the protein is MAISLKPLGDRVVLEAVEQEATTASGLVLPDTAKEKSQQGKVLAVGPDIEGEISVDDVVLYAKYAGTEVKIEGNAVLILSEADILALVK
- a CDS encoding tetratricopeptide repeat protein → MDRHLTGKGLNFRPPGPQINFTRMLIWLGMIGVGIWGISQIGIGPEFRIQPMFLPTPTATRTANSYLMAAEAYFSAGKIDDPNAIDAIDAYRLGLELDPENPQARAELARLLTYSTRLLSTNAAQLARLEEALVESSRAVELAPDDSTVQAIHALVLDWNASYANTADERRDLLTRAEQTASFAYNLDPNNVLALAYYAEVLLDQGKLAQAQQHAQEAVTLGPELMDTHRVYATVLETFGQYRVAIEEYEKAAAINPNLTFLYIQIGVIYRELQVYDVALEQFDKAIAINEANGVQDPLPYIAIAKTYSRMGEFFVAALNGEKALSFNPTDPNTYGQLGDIYVRSRNYEGAMPVLKCAVLGCAADENEVGGVDVVGLELTNLEVGFYYARYASVLAALSRPGQNYCPQVQPVLDELRRAFPDSPPLMGIVEENEAICRLIATTPQP
- a CDS encoding tetratricopeptide repeat protein, with amino-acid sequence MRRKRRKRANPWRVIMLLLLITAVLYVNKIVVPTTPPLFISTPTATISPESFANQAESLYTEGKLNQAIDAYEKAILSDPENSSYYVALSRVQILAGRYDEGLENAELALLRNSDNPVAHAMRAWAMDFKGNILEAEAAVKRAIELDANSALAHAVYAEILVDKGDFDGAAEESRLALDLNPNLMEARRARGYVLYWTSNYDLAIEEYQAALAINNRIPNLHMMLGYTYAAIGEYDSSVESFNQANALNPDDPAPDYEASRVYFTIGEFAQAVQYAEQAVADDPGNASLQGNLGIMYAKNNELNRAITHLTLAVQGGVTEDGAVVEGITISYQLRAVELYSIYGLTLARLNRCGEAIPVFQTMLATVADNDIAVFNAEAGLEICQVGAAEPTPTLEGPPDS
- a CDS encoding diguanylate cyclase produces the protein MTFAFTPHIWPIVVSSSILMVLVMATIRHRHEVSARLFLGLLLALLIWSVSFIIEILGVELSTKIFWANIQFIGITAIPIFFLMLVARFSGHERSIRPILYALILLAVISNIIIWTDNFHHWFRGQPYIDLIAGPFPVLVNDYALWFYYILAPLSYLGHIIILVLLFRNFRGSKKTYQSQTIALFVSLLIPLVVDLLYVLGITPIPNFNFAPAAFSISGMLIAWALFRYQLFDLVPLAHSIIIENLAESMIVLDVKNRIIELNRSASAVLQIPVNQAIGQLAEDAVWFWDELDPHIEDIQPIAITKEQGGQQHYEALLTPIKRKNKATVGLVLTLRDITAQYELLQKTKQLAISDPLTGIYNRRHFFSLLQQELERARRQHSPLAVMMFDIDDFKAINDQYGHAAGDQVLIETVQLCQQHLRAYDVMSRYGGDEFAIYLPQTDLELASHVARRLCASIRAHIIQSNHHSFQRTVSIGVAACSCKQQDSADSLMAIADKALYQAKQNGKDQIATEQTPKSEVPIRPHRL
- the trmD gene encoding tRNA (guanosine(37)-N1)-methyltransferase TrmD, with the protein product MRFDVFTLIPESLEPYLNSSILKRAAERNLVEFHLHNIRDWATDKHHVTDDIPYGGGGGMVMKPDPMFNAVEEVTGTPPTCPVVLLTPQGRLFSQAVAHELAAHPRIALIAGRYEGLDERVRQHLVTDEISIGDYVLTGGELPALVLIDAITRLLPDVLGDPKAPQKDSHAKGLLEHPHYTRPAEFRGWGVPDILRSGDHARIDRWRREQSLLRTLERRPDMLESAILTDEDRKFLNQLKVEN
- a CDS encoding SLC45 family MFS transporter yields the protein MKFNYGKIFLLGFGFFGVSVLWSVYNAFVPIFLADRFGLAPAWIGFFMTLDNLAALFIQPPVGAWSDKLRSPIGRRMPFILIGAPISALAFGIIPVAAVLPLFVAGTTTLLLSMALWRTPVVALMPDITPSNKRSQANGIINFMGGIGAIIAFLIGGQLYAINPAYPFWMGSVLVILSALLVFIFVKEPKDFEAAEKQPNMFASLKEVWQDNDKSAMRLFLAIFFWFVGYNAIEAFFTLYSVNHLGLTAGDGAGMLGHLSLLFVAFALISGFIGGRIGRRVTISAGLIMLAALIGVMFVLPPGLLATPLTKLPVLGTVRVISLLLMGSGIAWALININSLPMVVDMVEDARIGTFTGLYYLFSTMAAIAGPNINGWIIQLSNENYNSVMLVAPLFMIGALILMWGVRRGEAKITTV
- the hrcA gene encoding heat-inducible transcription repressor HrcA, with the protein product MGNLSERQKLILALVIREYVEKVNPIGSERLVEDYALNVSSATVRNEMAALTEQGYLDKPHKMAGSIPTEEGYRYFVSQLMGRATLPSDTRHTIQHQFYQARSDIDQWMRLAASVLARQSRGAALVTSLHPEHARLKHIELIATRGRQVLMVLVLDGGEIRQQMLKLAEPVAQDKLSATARWINEVLQKKDAHEIIALLSQTQDDLKSDILQLTVDEMQRSDNVLAGDIYRDGLANVLAEPEFLEPGVAHRALRFWEERSQLEDLLSQTVLSPETSGIHVLIGGDGTWEDLSDCAVVLSRYGVPGVATGAIGVLGPARMTYAHTISTVQFVANLLSELVGDTLSNERYEE
- the grpE gene encoding nucleotide exchange factor GrpE, with amino-acid sequence MSKKKKKDIAEEIIEDEIQPEEQEPAQSESAAPVQDEADSPEVDSASEAEKSPLEEIQSKADEYLAGWQRERAEFANYKKRVDRERETTYKNAAGGVIKRFLPVMDDMERALKNRPAEGEGADWAEGIELIYRKLLSILEAEGIAPIEAEGSIFDPHLHEAVMKIPSDEHETEHIIEVLQQGYRIGERVLRPATVVVAA